The genomic window CACAGCCTGCGCGAGGCCGCCGCAGCTTACAGCCGCCATCCCGGCGCCGAAAATGCCTCGATAAGCCTCTGCGGGGGGTAATCTATTCGAGCGAAACTCAGCTGTTTCAGTGTGTTCTGAAGGTCCGACCCGGAAGGACCGGAAGGACCCGGGAAATCAAGGGTGAGTGAAGGGGCTCGAACCCTCAACCCCTGGAGCCACAGTCCAGTGCTCTACCGATTGAGCTACACTCACCGCACACAGCGGCAGCACACAGTCGCACGACCGGCGCTCGGGAACGCTCCCCGAGACAGGGAGCTACTCCGCACGCAATACGCGAACGCCTCAGCACACGCAAGGGTCGGAAGAACACCGGCGAGGCGAAACCAGGGTGAAGACCGGCGCCTTCCGGTCGGCCGTGGAACTAGCCCGCCGCCCCCCGCCGCGACAACAGCGCGGCGGCGGCCCGCAGACCGAGCCGGTAGCTCTCCGCGCCGAATCCTACAATCTGACCGACCGCAATGTCGGCGATCAGCGAACGGTGCCGGAAGTCCTCTCGCCTGTATGTGTTCGACAGGTGCACCTCGACCACCGGCAGACCGCTGGCGAGCAGCGCATCGCGAATCGCCACACTGGTGTGCGTGTACGCCCCGGCGTTGATGACGATGACATCCGCGGTCCCGCGCGCCGCCTGAATGCGATCGACCAGCGCGCCCTCGCTGTTCGACTGGTAAGTCTGCAACGCCAATCCGAGTGCATGTGAAAGCTCGAGCAGGCTCGCGTCGATGTCCGCCAGCGTCTCCCGCCCGTATACGTCAGGTTCGCGGCTGCCGAGTAAGTTGAGGTTCGGCCCGTGCACGACCAGCACGTGCGGCACGAGATCGGATTTCTTCGCCTTGGCCATCATGCCGCCGCCTCTATCAAAGGAGAGCGGCAGCACGCCAGCCCTTCCGCATTGACACGCCCGCCCCGCACGCGGTCTGACCGAATCCCCCGATCGTCTTTTGGTTCAGCCTCCGTGCCTCATCGCCTCCGCAGTCAAGACGCAGCTCAATTCACGGTGCCCGTCGCCACGATGAACGTTCCGTTCCCGTTGACGGACTGGATGGTGACGCTCACGGTTGTCGGCGTCGCCTGCGTCGTCGTCGGGTCGGGGTCCGAGAGCACGAACTGGAACTGCGTTGCACCCAGCACGAGCTGATTGAACGATTGCACGTCCGGAACCGTGATGCTGCCGCCGGCCAGCGTACCGACTGTGGCGGTAACGTTGATCGTCGATCCGCCGACGATGGGGTTACGGAGGTCGTCGTGCACGTTGATCGTAAAGGTCATCGACCCGCCGTTCGGGATGTTGAACGGGTTGCACGGCGGGCTGCTGCAACTATCGACCGTCACGGCCTGCAGGGGACCCGAGAACGTCACCCAGGTCTTGTCGAAAACGACCATATTGTTGTCCCACACCAGCGTCGTCCCCTGCGCGTCCCAGATACCGTCGGCGTTCAGGTCGATGAACCGCTCGAACTGCGTGTTCACGTTGAACATGTCGTTGCACAGCGGGCTCGGCGGAGCGATCGGGCAGGCCGCATCGAGCGGCGGGTACGGCCGGAAGTCGATGTACGGCTCGGGCTCGTCGTCGGTGAGGATGAGGTCGACGCCGGTGTCGAAAATGCCGTTGCCGTTGTTGTCGACGAACGACTCCTCGCCACGGGTATAGGCCATCACGGTAACGATGCCGGTGGGCGTGAAGATGCCCTCGCTGAGTAAGGTCGCCGTGGCGATACCAGAGGCGTCGGTGGTCGTCGGACTGACGACGCTGGCGGCGTTGGTGATGAACGACACGGCAGTGCCCGGGGGCACGGCATTTCCGAAACGATCGTTGACGAAGGCCGAGACGGTGTCCTGCAGGCCGGACTGCAGGCGTCCGGCAATGTTCTGTTTCGCCGACGCGACGCTGAAGCTGTTGAACGCCGGCGGCGCACCGAGGATGCTCACTGCAGTCGATTGCCCGCTGATCGACGGGTTGCTGATCACCGTCGCCACCACTCTGACGCTGGAGGCCTGAATGCCGCTGGTGACGGTAGTGCTCGCATCCCCCGACGCATCGGTCGTGGCGCTGGATGGATTGAGGGTTTCGGAGCCGGTACCGCTGAGCACGAACTGCACCGCGATGCCGGGAATCGGTTGACCGATCGTGTTGGTGACCCGGAAGGTGAGGGTCGACTGCTCCGGCAGACCGGAACCCCGCACGCCGATGGTCGGCGGCACGGCCCCGAGGAACTGCACGGAGCCGGCGGGTGCCGTGGCGGTCGCCGTCGGCGTGAACGTGGCGGCGCCGGGCGGCAGTGTCGGCGTGGACGTCGGGGTGTTGGTTATCGTCGGCGGCACGCTGTTGGTCGGGGTCGGCGTCGGCCGCAGATCGGGGAGCACGATGGTTGCATCGTCGAAGATGCTGCCGC from Candidatus Binatia bacterium includes these protein-coding regions:
- the aroQ gene encoding type II 3-dehydroquinate dehydratase is translated as MAKAKKSDLVPHVLVVHGPNLNLLGSREPDVYGRETLADIDASLLELSHALGLALQTYQSNSEGALVDRIQAARGTADVIVINAGAYTHTSVAIRDALLASGLPVVEVHLSNTYRREDFRHRSLIADIAVGQIVGFGAESYRLGLRAAAALLSRRGAAG